A window of the Lactuca sativa cultivar Salinas chromosome 5, Lsat_Salinas_v11, whole genome shotgun sequence genome harbors these coding sequences:
- the LOC111904091 gene encoding L-galactono-1,4-lactone dehydrogenase, mitochondrial, protein MLRSLRIKRSLQSSVIHRKNPHFNNTLETLSSSPTTKTPLINLIRQFSSSSPPPPTPPPLSATPSTSSELRKYLGYSALLLSCAVATYYSFPFPENAKHKKAQLFRYAPLPDDLHTVVNWSGTHEVQTRVFLQPESLEELEKIVKDADEKKQKIRPVGSGLSPNGIGLARGGMVNLALMDKVLEVDKEKKTVRVQAGIRVQQLVDVIKDHGITLQNFASIREQQIGGIVQVGAHGTGAKLPPIDEQVISMKLVTPGKGTIEISKDKNPELFYLARCGLGAFGVVAEVTLQCVERQELVEHTFVSNLTEIKKKHKKLLNDNKHVKYLYIPYTDTVVVVTCNPVSKWKGPPKFKPKYSLDEALQPVRDLYKESLQKYKRQPNENDSKVSDLTFTELRDKLLSIDPLNKDHVKKINEAESEFWKRSEGFRVGWSDEILGFDCGGQQWVSETCFPAGTLSKPNMKDLKFIEEVMELIEKEEIPAPSPIEQRWSASSKSLMSPASSESNDDIFSWVGIIMYLPTSDARQRKQITEEFFHYRHLTQTRFWNQYSAFEHWAKIEVPKDKNELAALQERLRARFPVDAFNKARKELDPNRILSNAMVEKMFPIEDNAT, encoded by the exons ATGTTGCGATCTCTCCGAATCAAGCGATCCCTCCAATCCTCCGTTATCCACCGCAAAAACCCACATTTCAACAACACCCTCGAAACCCTATCTTCTTCACCTACCACTAAAACCCCTCTAATAAACCTCATACGTCAATTTTCTTCATCATCTCCACCGCCGCCAACACCGCCGCCTCTATCCGCCACGCCATCTACTTCCTCTGAACTCCGGAAGTACCTCGGATACTCCGCACTCCTCCTCAGCTGCGCCGTCGCCACTTACTACTCCTTCCCTTTCCCTGAAAACGCAAAACACAAAAAGGCCCAACTCTTCCGGTACGCCCCTCTTCCCGATGACCTCCACACGGTCGTTAATTGGAGCGGGACTCACGAAGTACAGACCCGGGTCTTCCTCCAACCCGAAAGTTTAGAAGAATTGGAGAAGATTGTGAAGGATGCCGACGAGAAGAAGCAGAAGATCCGTCCTGTTGGATCCGGGTTATCCCCGAATGGAATCGGTTTGGCCCGTGGTGGGATGGTGAATCTGGCtttgatggataaagttttgGAGGTGGATAAAGAGAAGAAAACGGTTCGGGTACAGGCAGGCATTCGAGTCCAGCAACTTGTCGATGTTATCAAGGATCATGGCATTACTTTGCAGAACTTTGCGTCTATCAGAGAACAACAAATTGGTGGCATTGTTCAG GTAGGTGCTCATGGTACTGGTGCAAAGTTGCCTCCGATTGATGAGCAGGTTATCAGCATGAAATTGGTTACCCCTGGAAAGGGAACAATCGAAATTTCAAAAGACAAAAACCCTGAACTGTTCTATTTAGCTCGATGTGGGCTTGGTGCATTTGGGGTTGTTGCTGAAGTTACTCTCCAATGTGTTGAGAGACAGGAACTTGTAGAACACACATTTGTCTCAAACTTGACTGAAATCAAGAAGAAACACAA AAAGCTTCTAAATGACAACAAGCATGTAAAGTACCTTTACATACCATATACAGACACTGTTGTAGTGGTGACATGTAACCCTGTTTCCAAATGGAAAGGCCCACCCAAATTTAAGCCCAAGTATAGCCTCGATGAAGCTTTACAACCTGTTCGTGATCTATACAAAGAATCATTACAAAAGTACAA ACGCCAACCAAATGAAAACGACTCAAAGGTTTCAGACCTTACATTTACTGAACTAAGAGACAAGTTACTATCCATTGATCCTCTTAACAAAGACCATGTTAAGAAAATCAATGAAGCAGAATCCGAATTTTGGAAGAGATCAGAGGGATTTAGGGTAGGGTGGAGCGatgaaattttagggtttgattgTGGAGGTCAACAATGGGTCTCTGAGACATGTTTTCCAGCTGGAACTTTATCAAAACCAAACATGAAAGATCTTAAATTTAtagaagaagttatggaattaataGAGAAAGAAGAGATTCCTGCTCCTTCACCTATAGAACAAAGATGGTCTGCTTCTAGCAAAAGTTTGATGAGTCCTGCTTCAAGTGAATCAAATGATGATATTTTCTCATGG GTGGGTATAATTATGTATCTTCCTACATCAGATGCTCGACAAAGGAAACAAATAACAGAAGAATTTTTTCATTATAGGCATCTCACTCAAACACGTTTTTGGAATCAATATTCAGCTTTTGAACATTGGGCCAAAATTGAG GTTCCAAAAGACAAAAACGAGCTTGCAGCCCTACAAGAAAGGCTAAGAGCACGATTCCCTGTTGATGCATTCAACAAAGCACGAAAAGAGTTGGATCCGAATCGTATTCTTTCCAATGCCATGGTGGAGAAGATGTTCCCAATAGAAGATAATGCAACTTAA